In Leifsonia sp. ZF2019, a genomic segment contains:
- a CDS encoding LCP family protein, with protein sequence MRRPNLPDTPGADGRDDSREPATEVFGRVPAADPRRPVRATRPASAVRSGAGAAGAGSAGGAGYGGFDPFGSAAAGEAETGRGGGSGRGSSGRGGRGRGGRGGDGSGGAGGGKRGRDPRKRRRTKRIVAWTAGTLAVLLVVLGGYAAYSYFRFVNGVTHVDVISKSGKDVDGTDQNILLVGDDHRPDGATQAELDQLSTTDDGGGTNTDTMMILHIPADGKSATLISLPRDSWVDVPGHGMNKLNAAFSLGGGATDPTSGAKLLIDTVQNLTGLSIDHYVRVSLLGFYTIAQALGPVQVCLNEAVDDPYSGANFPAGVSTLDAKQALSFVRQRHGLPRGDLDRVVRQQYFLSVEAHKFLSAGTLLNPGKLTNVLDAVSGSLETDPGLNFLQLAAQLQGLTGGKIQSATIPISGTPTITVDGEDLSIVEVDTAAMPAFIQSLMGTPSAYEKATAAKPADTTVTVLNGGSQNGAAGTATEAFAAAGFKTGTPGDADTVATTTIQYPSGQEAQAKAVAALLPGAAVQETSSVSGVTVVLGDDGIMPSAGGASSGGSSGSSGSGSAPAPAPTPSGPAKTYSDTVCIN encoded by the coding sequence GTGCGACGACCGAATCTCCCCGACACCCCCGGCGCCGACGGCCGTGACGACTCCCGCGAGCCGGCGACCGAGGTCTTCGGCCGCGTGCCCGCGGCCGACCCCCGGCGGCCCGTGCGCGCGACGCGACCGGCGTCGGCCGTGCGGTCCGGCGCGGGAGCGGCGGGCGCGGGGAGCGCGGGCGGCGCCGGCTACGGCGGATTCGACCCGTTCGGCAGCGCGGCCGCCGGCGAGGCCGAGACCGGGCGAGGCGGCGGCTCCGGGCGCGGCAGCTCCGGACGCGGCGGACGCGGTCGCGGTGGGCGCGGCGGCGACGGCTCGGGAGGCGCGGGCGGCGGCAAACGCGGCCGCGACCCCCGCAAGCGCCGGCGCACCAAGCGCATCGTCGCCTGGACCGCCGGGACCCTCGCGGTGCTGCTCGTCGTCCTCGGCGGCTACGCGGCTTACAGCTACTTCCGCTTCGTCAACGGCGTGACGCACGTCGACGTGATCTCGAAGTCGGGGAAGGATGTCGACGGCACCGATCAGAACATCCTGCTCGTCGGCGACGACCACCGGCCCGACGGCGCCACGCAGGCCGAACTCGACCAGCTGAGCACCACCGACGACGGCGGCGGCACGAACACCGACACGATGATGATCCTGCACATCCCGGCGGACGGGAAGTCGGCGACGCTCATCTCGCTGCCCCGCGACTCGTGGGTGGACGTGCCCGGTCACGGGATGAACAAGCTCAACGCCGCGTTCTCCCTCGGCGGGGGCGCGACCGATCCGACGAGCGGCGCCAAGCTCCTCATCGACACCGTCCAGAACCTGACCGGCCTGTCGATCGACCACTACGTGCGAGTCTCGCTGCTCGGCTTCTACACGATCGCGCAGGCGCTCGGGCCGGTGCAGGTGTGCCTCAACGAGGCGGTCGACGACCCCTACTCCGGTGCGAACTTCCCCGCCGGCGTCTCGACCCTCGATGCCAAGCAGGCGCTGTCGTTCGTGCGTCAGCGCCACGGCCTCCCGCGCGGCGACCTCGATCGCGTCGTGCGCCAGCAGTACTTCCTCTCGGTGGAGGCGCACAAGTTCCTCTCGGCGGGCACCCTGCTCAACCCGGGCAAGCTGACCAATGTGCTCGACGCCGTGAGCGGATCGCTCGAGACCGACCCCGGCCTCAACTTCCTGCAGCTGGCCGCCCAGCTGCAGGGTCTCACCGGCGGCAAGATCCAGTCGGCGACCATCCCGATCTCCGGCACGCCGACGATCACCGTCGACGGCGAGGACCTCTCCATCGTCGAGGTCGACACGGCCGCCATGCCGGCGTTCATCCAGAGCCTGATGGGCACGCCGAGCGCCTACGAGAAGGCCACCGCGGCGAAGCCCGCCGACACGACCGTGACCGTGCTGAACGGCGGCAGCCAGAACGGCGCGGCGGGCACGGCGACCGAGGCGTTCGCCGCCGCGGGATTCAAGACGGGCACCCCGGGGGACGCGGACACCGTCGCCACCACGACCATCCAGTACCCGTCGGGCCAGGAGGCGCAGGCCAAGGCCGTCGCCGCGCTGCTCCCGGGAGCCGCGGTGCAGGAGACCAGCAGCGTCTCCGGCGTGACGGTCGTGCTCGGCGACGACGGCATCATGCCGTCCGCCGGCGGCGCCTCCTCGGGCGGCTCCTCTGGCTCGAGCGGCTCAGGATCGGCACCCGCGCCGGCGCCGACCCCGTCCGGACCTGCGAAGACCTACAGCGACACCGTCTGCATCAACTGA
- the poxB gene encoding ubiquinone-dependent pyruvate dehydrogenase: MPTVADTIVEIVKDAGVKRVYGIPGDSLNGFTDALRRDGDVAWEHVRHEEAAAFAAAAEAALTGELAVCAGSCGPGNLHLINGLFDANRSRVPVLAIAAQIPGPEIGSTYFQETHPQDMFREAAVYTELVSIPEQLPRVLEIAMRTAVERRGVAVVVVPGEIFLKESTGRRKSAPISYSPRVTRPTDGELRAAADILNGAKKVTILAGAGVEGGHTELIRLAGALKAPVVHALRGKEFIEYDNPYDVGMTGLLGFSSGYRAMESCDVLLMLGTDFPYQQFYPSKAKIIQVDLRGENLGRRTPIDLGLVGSVADTAEALLPLLKERSDTKHLDSSTAHYAKARKSLDELAVNDRNRTPIHPQYVARLISELATDDAVFIPDVGSPVVWAARYLRMNGRRRLIGSFSHGSMANALPHAIGAQAAFPDRQIVALAGDGGLAMLLGELLTLRQNRLPVKIVVFNNSSLNFVEVEMKAAGFVNFGTGLDNPDFAQVAQAIGLHGQRVEKPDELESALRTAFAHDGPALIDVVTARQELSIPPAITAEQVKGFTLYALRTIMSGRGDELVDLADTNIFRRLFD, translated from the coding sequence ATGCCCACCGTCGCCGACACCATCGTGGAGATCGTCAAGGATGCGGGGGTGAAGCGGGTGTACGGCATCCCCGGTGACTCCCTCAACGGCTTTACCGACGCGCTGCGACGGGACGGCGACGTCGCCTGGGAGCACGTGCGCCACGAGGAGGCGGCGGCGTTCGCGGCCGCGGCGGAGGCCGCCCTCACGGGTGAGCTCGCGGTCTGCGCGGGCAGCTGCGGCCCGGGCAATCTCCATCTGATCAACGGCCTGTTCGACGCCAACCGCAGCCGGGTCCCCGTGCTCGCGATCGCGGCGCAGATCCCCGGTCCCGAGATCGGGAGCACCTACTTCCAGGAGACGCACCCGCAGGACATGTTCCGGGAGGCGGCGGTCTACACCGAGCTCGTGTCCATCCCGGAGCAGCTGCCGCGCGTGCTCGAGATCGCCATGCGCACCGCGGTGGAGCGTCGCGGCGTCGCGGTCGTCGTGGTCCCGGGCGAGATCTTCCTGAAGGAGAGCACCGGCCGCCGCAAGTCCGCGCCGATCAGCTACTCGCCGCGCGTCACCCGGCCGACGGACGGGGAGCTGCGCGCCGCGGCCGACATCCTGAACGGCGCGAAGAAGGTCACCATCCTGGCGGGCGCCGGTGTCGAGGGCGGCCACACCGAGCTCATCCGGCTCGCGGGGGCCCTCAAAGCCCCGGTCGTGCACGCCCTCCGTGGCAAGGAGTTCATCGAGTACGACAACCCGTACGACGTGGGCATGACCGGCCTCCTCGGCTTCTCGTCCGGCTACCGGGCGATGGAGTCGTGCGACGTGCTGCTCATGCTGGGCACCGACTTCCCGTATCAGCAGTTCTACCCGTCGAAGGCGAAGATCATCCAGGTGGACCTCCGCGGCGAGAACCTCGGCCGCCGCACTCCGATCGACCTCGGCCTGGTCGGCAGCGTCGCGGACACGGCGGAGGCGCTCCTCCCGCTGCTGAAGGAGCGCTCGGACACCAAGCACCTCGACTCCTCGACCGCGCACTACGCCAAGGCGCGCAAGAGCCTCGACGAGCTGGCCGTCAACGACCGCAACCGCACGCCCATCCACCCGCAGTACGTCGCGCGCCTGATCAGCGAGCTGGCGACGGACGACGCCGTCTTCATCCCCGACGTCGGCTCGCCGGTCGTCTGGGCTGCGCGCTACCTCCGGATGAACGGCCGGAGGCGGCTCATCGGCTCGTTCTCGCACGGCTCGATGGCCAACGCCCTCCCGCACGCGATCGGGGCGCAGGCCGCCTTCCCCGACCGGCAGATCGTCGCGCTCGCCGGGGACGGCGGCCTCGCGATGCTCCTCGGCGAACTGCTGACGCTCCGCCAGAACAGGCTTCCGGTCAAGATCGTCGTGTTCAACAACTCGTCCCTGAACTTCGTCGAGGTGGAGATGAAGGCCGCCGGCTTCGTCAACTTCGGCACAGGACTCGACAACCCGGACTTCGCCCAGGTCGCGCAGGCCATCGGCCTGCACGGCCAGCGGGTCGAGAAGCCGGACGAGCTGGAGAGCGCCCTCCGCACGGCGTTCGCGCACGACGGTCCCGCTCTGATCGACGTCGTCACCGCGCGTCAGGAGCTCAGCATCCCGCCCGCGATCACGGCCGAGCAGGTCAAGGGATTCACCCTGTACGCGCTCCGCACGATCATGTCGGGCCGCGGCGACGAGCTGGTCGACCTGGCGGACACGAACATCTTCCGGCGGCTGTTCGACTGA
- a CDS encoding DUF3566 domain-containing protein, translating to MSARKKQTKRAVMRLVYIDFWSALKMSFLVSLIVAAITVVLALLLWAALEKFGAVGLARSFLEDVAGAQGAALVAGITFPNFMTFTLVVALLELIVVSALGAIVAALFNLATTTVGGWKVTFGGD from the coding sequence ATGTCGGCACGCAAGAAGCAGACGAAGCGAGCGGTCATGCGCCTCGTCTACATCGACTTCTGGTCGGCCCTGAAGATGTCGTTCCTGGTCAGCCTGATCGTCGCCGCGATCACCGTCGTGCTCGCGCTGCTGCTCTGGGCCGCACTCGAGAAGTTCGGCGCCGTCGGGCTCGCCCGCAGCTTCCTCGAAGACGTCGCGGGAGCGCAGGGGGCAGCGCTCGTCGCAGGGATCACGTTCCCGAACTTCATGACGTTCACGCTCGTCGTCGCGCTGCTCGAACTGATCGTCGTCTCAGCGCTCGGGGCGATCGTCGCGGCGCTGTTCAACCTCGCGACCACCACGGTCGGCGGGTGGAAGGTCACGTTCGGGGGCGACTGA
- a CDS encoding TetR family transcriptional regulator — protein sequence MTGIESGRRHTRDDVALTALRILDDHGLPDLTMRRLAAALDVQPSALYWHFPNKQTLLADLADRIVAASEAGASGRAAAPEPTGMDAVRDEAAALRDALLAYRDGAEVVASTLALGLGAGAALDRLASAVARGGFDDATCRRAATALLHFVLGHVSHEQQRMQYDSLGVLTDAAEPAITPGGDSATAEFSFGVDLLVGGLEHLRAQQRDAEVSRPRT from the coding sequence GTGACGGGGATCGAAAGCGGACGCAGGCACACACGTGACGATGTGGCGCTCACAGCGCTGCGCATCCTGGACGACCACGGCCTCCCCGACCTCACGATGCGCCGCCTCGCGGCCGCCCTCGATGTGCAGCCGAGCGCGCTCTACTGGCACTTCCCGAACAAGCAGACCCTGCTCGCGGACCTCGCCGACCGCATCGTCGCCGCGAGCGAGGCCGGTGCGTCGGGCCGCGCGGCCGCTCCCGAGCCGACCGGGATGGATGCCGTCCGCGACGAGGCGGCGGCCCTCCGCGACGCCTTGCTCGCGTACCGGGACGGTGCGGAGGTGGTCGCCAGCACGCTCGCCCTCGGTCTGGGCGCGGGAGCCGCCCTCGACCGCCTCGCCTCCGCCGTGGCACGGGGCGGCTTCGACGACGCCACCTGCCGCCGCGCCGCGACCGCGCTCCTGCACTTCGTGCTCGGGCACGTCTCCCACGAGCAGCAGCGGATGCAGTACGACAGCCTCGGCGTGCTCACCGACGCAGCCGAGCCCGCGATCACACCGGGTGGGGACAGTGCGACGGCCGAGTTCTCCTTCGGCGTCGACCTGCTCGTCGGCGGCCTGGAACACCTGCGGGCGCAGCAGCGCGATGCGGAGGTCAGTCGCCCCCGAACGTGA
- a CDS encoding biotin transporter BioY encodes MTSAPAPAARRRLDATDLARVAVFAAIVAVLGLPGGFTFFGGVPITAQTLGVMLAGAILGPWLGALSMAVLLALVAAGLPLLAGGRGGIGVFLGPSAGYALGWIVGALVIGLIVHAAGRRPVWWRTALGMIVGGILVIYAVGIPVQSLVTRLPLGETALTSLMFVPGDLVKAVLATIIVSTLVRAYPRAFRRTWRLGGTRARAGAYAGQDSAAGVPAGEPEATTTTTTTPAP; translated from the coding sequence ATGACCAGTGCCCCCGCTCCCGCCGCCCGTCGGCGCCTCGACGCGACCGACCTCGCGCGCGTCGCCGTGTTCGCGGCCATCGTCGCCGTCCTCGGCCTCCCCGGCGGCTTCACCTTCTTCGGCGGCGTCCCGATCACGGCCCAGACCCTGGGCGTCATGCTCGCCGGCGCGATCCTCGGCCCGTGGCTCGGCGCGCTCTCGATGGCGGTGCTGCTGGCGCTCGTCGCCGCGGGCCTGCCGCTGCTCGCGGGCGGACGCGGCGGCATCGGCGTCTTCCTCGGCCCGTCGGCCGGATACGCGCTGGGCTGGATCGTGGGCGCCCTCGTCATCGGCCTGATCGTGCATGCGGCGGGGCGCAGGCCGGTGTGGTGGCGGACCGCTCTCGGGATGATCGTGGGCGGCATCCTCGTGATCTATGCCGTCGGTATCCCGGTGCAGAGTCTGGTCACCCGCCTGCCCCTCGGCGAGACCGCGCTCACGAGCCTGATGTTCGTGCCCGGCGACCTGGTGAAGGCCGTGCTGGCGACGATCATCGTCTCGACGCTGGTGCGCGCCTACCCGCGGGCGTTCCGTCGGACGTGGCGCCTGGGCGGCACCCGGGCACGTGCAGGTGCGTACGCGGGGCAGGACTCCGCGGCGGGCGTGCCTGCCGGAGAGCCGGAGGCCACGACGACGACGACGACCACGCCGGCTCCGTGA
- a CDS encoding ANL family adenylate-forming protein gives MTAHRFVALRGPARTVFAGVSAAHAAGDVPLVVDERASAAQWDTVRAVVDGTRPHPDAVWATLTSGSSGAPRIVQRTAASWAASFPAIADLLDAGPGDAVALPAPPASSLTLFSLAHALDGAGPRPLLPHGHVLTAEDAASATAFHGTPHALRALLEAGAPRRLRTALVGGSHLDPRLRRQAEESGIRVAAYYGAAELSYVAIDTGDGLRAFPGVELDVRDGELWVRSPYTALGYAAASDGPEPLRRDGDWATVGDRAELTDGRLRLLGRADDAILSASATIVPEEVESVLRAIPGVRDAVVFALPRGRVGALVAAVIEPSADGMPDLAQLRRTADERLAPAHRPRRWFVADLPRTASGKAARAETARRATAGEVDRIG, from the coding sequence GTGACCGCTCACCGGTTCGTCGCCCTCCGGGGACCGGCGCGCACCGTGTTCGCGGGGGTGAGTGCGGCGCACGCGGCAGGCGACGTGCCGCTCGTCGTGGACGAGCGAGCGTCCGCGGCGCAATGGGACACAGTGCGCGCGGTGGTGGACGGCACCCGACCGCATCCCGACGCGGTGTGGGCGACCCTCACCTCGGGCAGCAGCGGGGCCCCGCGCATCGTGCAGCGCACCGCAGCCTCCTGGGCGGCGTCGTTCCCGGCGATCGCCGACCTGCTGGACGCCGGACCCGGCGACGCCGTCGCCCTCCCCGCGCCGCCGGCCTCCTCACTGACGCTCTTCTCGCTGGCGCACGCCCTCGACGGCGCCGGACCCCGCCCGCTCCTGCCGCACGGGCACGTGCTCACGGCGGAGGACGCCGCGAGCGCGACGGCCTTCCACGGGACACCCCATGCCCTGCGCGCCCTCCTGGAGGCCGGTGCTCCCCGGCGACTGCGTACGGCCCTCGTCGGTGGCTCGCACCTCGACCCGCGCCTGCGCCGGCAGGCGGAAGAGAGCGGCATCCGGGTGGCCGCGTACTATGGCGCCGCGGAACTGTCGTACGTTGCGATCGACACCGGAGACGGCCTGCGCGCCTTTCCCGGGGTGGAGCTCGACGTGCGCGACGGCGAGCTGTGGGTGCGGTCGCCGTACACCGCGCTCGGGTACGCGGCTGCCTCCGACGGCCCCGAGCCGTTGCGACGGGACGGCGACTGGGCGACCGTCGGCGACCGCGCCGAGCTGACGGACGGACGGCTGCGTCTGCTCGGCCGGGCGGACGACGCCATCCTGAGCGCCTCGGCGACGATCGTGCCGGAGGAGGTCGAGAGCGTCCTGCGCGCGATCCCGGGCGTGCGCGACGCTGTCGTCTTCGCGCTGCCCCGCGGGCGGGTCGGCGCGCTCGTCGCGGCGGTGATCGAACCGTCCGCCGACGGGATGCCGGACCTCGCACAGCTGCGCCGCACAGCCGACGAGCGCCTCGCGCCCGCGCATCGGCCGCGGCGCTGGTTCGTGGCCGACCTGCCCCGCACCGCGTCCGGGAAGGCGGCGCGCGCCGAGACGGCACGCCGCGCCACCGCCGGGGAGGTGGACCGCATTGGCTGA
- a CDS encoding thiolase family protein, which yields MAERSAPVIVAARRTPIGTRGRALAALRVEHLAAPVIRSALTDAARTTGGRIEVADVVLGNCMGPGGNPARVAALAAGLGAHVPGATVDRQCGSGLAAIIDAATAIRAGDERARVAGGVESASTAPVRSLDGVAYDRAPFAPDGWPDPGMTEAAEGLAQHDGIPRSRQDAHAARSHARARAALVAGRFADEIVPLAGMTADDAIGGAERLLPRLPALFPGGSLTAGTATRIGDGAAAVVLVPGAQGGGAGVGGRTHGVGRPVGLAVRAHAVVGCDPALPGIGAAPAVHAALGRAGLRTSDVAAFEIVEAFAAQSLAVLDRLGIVDDDARVCADGGALALGHPWGASGAVGVVRLFSRLVRSGAPAGTIGVAAASVGGGLGVAAVLEVVR from the coding sequence TTGGCTGAGCGCAGCGCTCCAGTGATCGTCGCCGCCCGGCGCACCCCGATCGGGACGCGCGGCCGCGCGCTGGCCGCGCTGCGGGTGGAGCACCTCGCCGCGCCCGTCATCCGCTCCGCGCTGACCGACGCCGCCCGGACGACCGGGGGGCGGATCGAAGTCGCAGACGTCGTCCTCGGCAACTGCATGGGCCCCGGAGGCAACCCGGCACGCGTCGCCGCACTCGCCGCCGGCCTGGGGGCGCACGTCCCCGGCGCGACCGTCGACCGGCAGTGCGGGAGCGGTCTGGCCGCGATCATCGACGCGGCCACGGCCATCCGCGCCGGCGATGAGCGCGCCCGGGTCGCCGGAGGGGTGGAGAGCGCCTCCACCGCCCCGGTGCGCTCCCTGGACGGCGTCGCCTACGACCGCGCGCCCTTCGCACCCGACGGGTGGCCCGATCCCGGGATGACGGAGGCGGCGGAGGGCCTGGCACAGCACGACGGCATCCCCCGGTCACGCCAGGACGCCCACGCCGCACGCAGCCACGCCCGCGCGCGTGCGGCCCTCGTCGCCGGTCGGTTCGCGGACGAGATCGTCCCCCTCGCCGGCATGACCGCGGACGACGCGATCGGCGGGGCCGAACGCCTGCTCCCCCGGCTGCCCGCACTCTTCCCGGGCGGATCGCTGACGGCCGGCACCGCGACACGGATCGGCGACGGCGCCGCAGCCGTGGTGCTGGTGCCCGGCGCGCAGGGCGGCGGAGCCGGTGTCGGAGGCCGCACGCACGGCGTCGGCCGGCCCGTCGGTCTCGCCGTCCGCGCACATGCCGTCGTCGGCTGCGACCCCGCCCTCCCCGGAATCGGAGCCGCCCCGGCGGTGCACGCGGCGCTCGGCCGTGCCGGTCTCCGGACGAGCGATGTGGCCGCGTTCGAGATCGTCGAGGCGTTCGCGGCGCAGAGCCTGGCCGTGCTCGACCGCCTCGGCATCGTGGACGACGACGCCCGTGTCTGCGCCGACGGCGGAGCGCTCGCGCTCGGGCATCCCTGGGGCGCGAGCGGCGCGGTCGGCGTCGTGCGTCTCTTCAGCCGGCTCGTGCGCTCCGGCGCGCCCGCGGGGACGATCGGCGTCGCCGCGGCGTCGGTCGGAGGCGGTCTCGGGGTGGCCGCGGTGCTGGAGGTGGTCCGATGA
- a CDS encoding energy-coupling factor ABC transporter ATP-binding protein — translation MSGIRLDGVTVRLGDADVLRDVAVDLDARTVAVIGENGSGKSTFARLLGGLTPATAGRVEVLGLDPARQSAELRRRVAVVFSNPDAQIVLPTVAEDVAFSLRAEKPTRAEAAERVARALARFGLTDLAERSSHDLSGGQKQLLALCGAFIRHPELVIADEPTAFLDARNARRVADHLFAEEHGHRLVLVTHDLALAERCDVAVLFADGRVAGIGTPADIVAEYEASIRW, via the coding sequence ATGAGCGGAATCCGACTCGACGGCGTGACCGTGCGACTCGGCGACGCCGACGTGCTGCGCGATGTCGCCGTCGACCTGGACGCGCGCACGGTCGCGGTGATCGGCGAGAACGGCTCGGGCAAGTCGACCTTCGCGCGACTGCTCGGCGGCCTCACACCGGCGACCGCAGGCCGCGTCGAGGTGCTCGGGCTCGATCCCGCGCGGCAGTCCGCGGAGCTGCGACGTCGCGTCGCGGTCGTCTTCAGCAACCCGGACGCCCAGATCGTGCTGCCGACCGTGGCCGAGGACGTCGCGTTCTCCCTGCGCGCCGAGAAGCCGACCCGCGCCGAGGCGGCCGAACGCGTCGCGCGCGCACTCGCACGGTTCGGGCTCACGGACCTGGCCGAGCGGTCCTCCCACGATCTGTCGGGCGGCCAGAAGCAGCTGCTCGCGCTCTGCGGGGCGTTCATCCGGCATCCCGAGCTCGTGATCGCCGACGAGCCCACCGCCTTCCTCGATGCCCGCAACGCCCGCCGCGTCGCCGACCACCTGTTCGCCGAGGAGCACGGCCACCGGCTGGTGCTCGTCACCCACGACCTGGCTCTCGCGGAGCGGTGCGATGTCGCGGTGCTGTTCGCGGACGGCCGGGTCGCCGGAATCGGCACGCCCGCCGACATCGTGGCCGAGTACGAGGCGAGCATCCGATGGTGA
- a CDS encoding energy-coupling factor transporter transmembrane component T, with translation MVTLYRPGDGLLHRMPAGPKTLVLLALVLAVSLLPSVWWTAAAATAVCVIAYLAAGLGLRELGRQVVAVRWVVVVTLAGQLIFLGVEPAVSNTARVTAAVVLAALLVLTTRVTALLDAIERGLAPLARLRLDPQRAALLLTVTFSTLPVLARLAHDVREAQRARGGRASLRLFAVPFLVVALKHADQLGDALTARGVR, from the coding sequence ATGGTGACGCTCTACCGGCCCGGAGACGGCCTCCTGCACCGCATGCCCGCCGGGCCGAAGACGCTCGTGCTGCTGGCGCTCGTGCTGGCGGTCTCCCTGTTGCCGTCGGTGTGGTGGACCGCCGCCGCGGCGACCGCCGTGTGCGTGATCGCCTACCTCGCGGCGGGTCTCGGCCTGCGGGAACTCGGACGGCAGGTCGTCGCGGTGCGCTGGGTCGTCGTCGTGACGCTCGCCGGGCAGCTGATCTTCCTGGGCGTGGAGCCCGCCGTCTCGAACACCGCGCGCGTGACGGCCGCGGTCGTGCTCGCCGCTCTGCTGGTGCTGACCACGCGCGTCACCGCCCTGCTCGACGCGATCGAGCGCGGGCTGGCCCCCCTCGCCCGCCTGCGCCTCGACCCGCAGCGGGCCGCGCTGCTGCTGACGGTCACCTTCAGCACCCTCCCCGTGCTCGCCCGCCTCGCCCACGACGTGCGCGAGGCCCAGCGCGCCCGCGGCGGCCGGGCGAGCCTCCGCCTGTTCGCGGTGCCGTTCCTCGTCGTCGCGCTCAAGCACGCCGACCAGCTCGGCGACGCCCTCACCGCACGGGGCGTGCGGTGA
- a CDS encoding CHY zinc finger protein translates to MSGGAPDGGRPRVLGPTVDEQTRCIHYRSELDVIAIRFACCGEYYPCHLCHAEAADHPARPWPTGSDDERAVLCGVCGSELTVGEYLAVASCPACRAPFNPGCTLHRPFYFD, encoded by the coding sequence GTGAGCGGCGGGGCGCCGGATGGGGGTCGGCCGCGCGTCCTCGGTCCGACCGTCGACGAGCAGACCCGGTGCATCCATTACCGCAGCGAGCTCGACGTGATCGCGATCCGTTTCGCGTGCTGCGGTGAGTACTACCCGTGCCACCTGTGCCACGCGGAGGCGGCGGACCATCCCGCGCGGCCGTGGCCGACCGGCTCCGACGACGAGCGGGCCGTGCTCTGCGGCGTCTGCGGCTCCGAGCTGACCGTGGGCGAGTACCTGGCCGTCGCCTCCTGCCCCGCCTGCCGTGCCCCCTTCAACCCGGGCTGCACGCTCCACCGCCCCTTCTACTTCGACTGA
- a CDS encoding DUF2470 domain-containing protein, giving the protein MAHGFDEATLAGVLGHMNADHTGDNLLIVRAFGWPEAVGAEMTAFDGDGGDWRVELADGTTAEVRVPWSGGPITERPEVRREVVALYDESCRRLGVEPRPH; this is encoded by the coding sequence ATGGCGCACGGATTCGATGAGGCGACCCTGGCGGGCGTGCTCGGACACATGAACGCGGACCACACCGGCGACAACCTCCTGATCGTGCGGGCGTTCGGGTGGCCGGAGGCGGTCGGCGCGGAGATGACCGCATTCGACGGCGACGGCGGGGACTGGCGCGTGGAGCTCGCCGACGGCACGACCGCCGAGGTGCGCGTGCCGTGGTCGGGAGGCCCGATCACGGAACGCCCCGAAGTGCGGCGCGAAGTGGTCGCCCTCTACGACGAATCCTGCCGCCGCCTGGGCGTGGAGCCCCGGCCGCACTGA